From a region of the Odoribacter splanchnicus DSM 20712 genome:
- a CDS encoding DEAD/DEAH box helicase has protein sequence MTFKELNIIQPILKAIEEKGYNRPTPIQQQAIPVALSRKDILGCAQTGTGKTASFAIPIIQLLQADPIITKRKGVKALILTPTRELALQISECLDEYARYTPVRHGVMFGGVNQRPQVTMLQKGIDILVATPGRLLDLMSQGFLSLDQVKYFVLDEADRMLDMGFIHDIKRILPKLPKEKQTLFFSATMPDSIVTLASALLKNPVKITITPESPTVDAIEQFVYFVEKAEKGRLLISLLRKAENQSVLVFSRTKHNADRIVRVLGKAGIGSQAIHGNKSQAARQSALGNFKSGKTRVMVATDIAARGIDINELPLVINYDLPDVPETYVHRIGRTGRAGNAGTAFTFCSQEERKLVDNIQKLTGKKLCRAEVSA, from the coding sequence ATGACATTTAAAGAATTAAATATAATCCAGCCGATTTTAAAGGCTATTGAGGAAAAAGGATATAACAGGCCGACACCGATTCAGCAGCAAGCAATCCCTGTAGCCTTGTCCCGAAAAGATATATTGGGATGTGCACAGACAGGAACCGGAAAAACGGCTTCGTTCGCTATTCCTATCATCCAGCTTTTACAGGCAGATCCGATTATAACGAAACGCAAGGGAGTCAAAGCTTTGATCCTGACGCCGACCCGCGAACTGGCCTTACAAATCAGTGAATGTTTAGACGAGTATGCCAGGTATACCCCGGTTCGTCATGGTGTGATGTTTGGAGGAGTAAACCAACGTCCGCAGGTTACTATGTTGCAAAAAGGTATCGATATTCTGGTTGCGACTCCGGGGCGTTTGCTCGACTTGATGAGTCAGGGGTTTCTCAGCCTGGATCAGGTGAAATATTTCGTGCTCGACGAAGCGGACCGTATGCTCGATATGGGGTTTATTCACGATATTAAGCGGATATTACCGAAGCTTCCGAAAGAAAAACAGACCTTGTTTTTTTCGGCGACGATGCCCGATTCGATTGTTACGCTGGCTTCTGCTTTATTGAAAAATCCTGTGAAAATCACCATTACTCCTGAATCTCCGACTGTCGATGCTATCGAACAGTTCGTTTATTTCGTCGAGAAAGCCGAGAAAGGACGTTTATTGATATCCCTTTTACGGAAAGCTGAAAATCAATCGGTATTGGTTTTCTCCCGTACGAAACATAATGCCGACCGGATTGTCCGGGTATTGGGCAAAGCCGGAATCGGAAGTCAGGCTATTCACGGAAACAAGAGTCAAGCTGCCCGTCAGTCGGCTTTAGGAAATTTTAAATCAGGAAAGACCCGGGTGATGGTGGCTACCGATATTGCGGCCCGGGGTATCGATATCAATGAGTTGCCGTTAGTGATCAATTATGATCTGCCTGATGTCCCTGAAACTTATGTACATCGCATCGGACGGACCGGAAGGGCTGGGAATGCAGGAACGGCCTTTACATTTTGTTCTCAGGAAGAACGAAAACTAGTAGATAATATCCAGAAATTGACCGGAAAAAAACTCTGTAGGGCTGAAGTTTCGGCCTGA
- a CDS encoding RNA recognition motif domain-containing protein, with amino-acid sequence MNIYISGLSYGTTDADLNELFSEYGEISSAKIISDRETGRSRGFGFVEMTNDTEGQKAIDELNGAEYDHKVIAVSIARPRTERQSNGGYRDRNSNSRRY; translated from the coding sequence ATGAACATTTACATTTCAGGTTTAAGCTATGGCACGACCGATGCAGACTTAAACGAATTATTTTCAGAGTATGGAGAAATTTCTTCTGCAAAAATTATTTCGGACAGAGAAACCGGAAGATCCAGAGGATTCGGATTTGTCGAGATGACTAACGATACAGAAGGACAAAAAGCGATCGATGAATTGAATGGTGCAGAATATGACCATAAAGTGATTGCGGTAAGTATTGCACGTCCTCGCACTGAAAGACAGTCTAACGGTGGATATCGTGACAGAAACAGTAATTCCAGGCGATATTGA
- a CDS encoding ferritin-like domain-containing protein translates to MAKESVKILQGKLDVESLISQLNAALAEEWLAYYQYWIGALVVEGAMRPNVQSEFEEHANEERKHAEMIAKRIIELEGVPVLDPQKWSELARCKYDTPQDFDSVCLLNDNVASERCAILRYQEIADFTNGKDFTTCDMAKKILAEEEEHEQDLQDYLTDIARMKKSILGK, encoded by the coding sequence ATGGCTAAAGAGAGTGTAAAAATCCTGCAAGGAAAATTGGATGTGGAAAGCTTGATTTCACAGTTAAACGCAGCATTGGCTGAAGAATGGTTGGCATACTATCAGTATTGGATCGGTGCTTTGGTTGTCGAAGGTGCTATGCGTCCGAATGTACAGAGTGAGTTTGAAGAACACGCCAATGAAGAACGCAAGCATGCCGAAATGATTGCTAAACGTATCATCGAACTGGAAGGCGTTCCTGTTTTGGATCCCCAAAAGTGGTCGGAACTGGCAAGATGCAAATACGATACTCCACAAGACTTTGATTCTGTTTGTCTGCTGAATGACAATGTGGCTTCCGAGCGTTGTGCCATATTGAGGTATCAGGAAATTGCCGACTTTACAAATGGTAAAGATTTTACGACCTGTGATATGGCGAAAAAAATTCTGGCCGAGGAGGAAGAGCATGAACAGGATCTTCAGGACTATCTGACCGATATTGCCCGGATGAAAAAATCAATCCTTGGTAAATAG
- a CDS encoding glycerophosphodiester phosphodiesterase family protein: MKMLLPVLLMLATGKTILPGEVKVKTLPPESREVLDYLPRNIVIAHRGTTYWAPEETEAAMRWARNIGADYLELDLQRTKDGVLIALHDVNLRRTTNVETVFPDRADSPVSEFTLEELRQLDAGSWFNKANPDRARKAFEGLDILTLEDVVRIAEGYRIVRDRAGKRVYDIDGQGRKHTRYEKDPDDNGNRPGIYPETKEPHLFPGMEKDLVIELQRLGWYHPDAGQMKQIPVTAGKVAIANSSARVILQTFSDESLVKLKEAFPRRIPTCFLLWLRNDVSDLKQNTPEQYAAKINFGIENGAVIMGPSIAGAPNHYDELLSPGNGELIYRSGMAIHPYSFDTVEQMEEYTGLKAGQPAQNWADGMFTNKSDMTIRFYQETLPAKYLKSNVTSGLPDHLQQKKKLEKAEKVLEQLGYYN, from the coding sequence ATGAAAATGCTCTTACCCGTATTGTTGATGCTGGCGACCGGGAAAACGATATTGCCCGGAGAGGTAAAAGTAAAGACTTTACCTCCTGAATCCCGTGAAGTTTTGGATTATTTACCCCGGAATATTGTTATAGCCCATCGGGGTACGACGTATTGGGCTCCGGAGGAAACCGAAGCCGCCATGCGTTGGGCCCGTAATATCGGAGCCGATTACCTGGAACTGGATTTACAACGAACGAAAGATGGGGTATTGATTGCTCTGCACGATGTCAATCTGAGGCGTACGACGAATGTTGAAACCGTATTTCCGGATCGGGCCGACTCGCCTGTTTCGGAGTTTACCCTGGAAGAGCTGAGACAACTGGATGCCGGTTCGTGGTTTAACAAAGCGAATCCGGATCGGGCCAGAAAAGCATTCGAAGGCTTAGACATACTGACCTTGGAAGATGTCGTGCGTATAGCCGAGGGCTATCGCATAGTCAGAGACCGGGCAGGAAAAAGAGTGTACGATATCGACGGGCAGGGGAGAAAGCACACCCGTTACGAAAAAGATCCTGACGATAACGGTAATCGTCCCGGTATTTATCCCGAAACCAAAGAACCTCATTTGTTTCCGGGTATGGAAAAAGATTTGGTGATAGAATTACAAAGACTGGGTTGGTATCATCCGGATGCCGGACAAATGAAACAAATTCCGGTAACCGCGGGCAAAGTAGCTATTGCAAATTCGTCGGCCCGGGTGATTTTGCAGACTTTTTCGGACGAGAGCCTGGTAAAACTGAAAGAAGCTTTCCCACGACGGATTCCTACCTGCTTTTTATTGTGGTTAAGGAATGACGTTTCTGACTTAAAACAAAATACCCCCGAGCAATATGCTGCCAAAATCAATTTCGGTATAGAAAACGGGGCTGTGATTATGGGGCCTAGTATTGCAGGGGCACCTAATCATTATGATGAACTTTTGTCTCCCGGAAACGGTGAATTGATTTACCGTTCGGGTATGGCCATTCATCCCTATAGTTTCGATACGGTGGAGCAGATGGAGGAATATACCGGATTGAAAGCCGGACAGCCGGCACAAAACTGGGCCGATGGAATGTTTACCAATAAGTCGGATATGACTATCCGGTTTTATCAGGAAACGTTGCCCGCAAAATATCTGAAGTCGAATGTAACCTCAGGCCTGCCGGATCATTTACAGCAAAAAAAGAAGCTGGAAAAGGCTGAAAAAGTATTGGAACAATTAGGGTATTACAACTGA
- a CDS encoding Hsp20/alpha crystallin family protein — translation MVPVRRTQTWLPDIFNDFFDNTWMEKTNATAPAINIRETETNYEIEVAAPGMTREDFTIKIENNNQLVVSMEKKHEQKEDKKEEGRYLRREFSYTRFQQAMILPDDVVKEKIQARMEHGVLTIDIPKQTVIPEEKNGRTIEIK, via the coding sequence ATGGTACCTGTAAGAAGAACACAGACTTGGTTACCGGATATCTTCAATGATTTCTTCGATAACACGTGGATGGAAAAAACCAATGCTACTGCACCGGCAATCAATATTCGGGAAACCGAAACAAATTACGAAATCGAAGTTGCTGCACCGGGTATGACCCGTGAGGATTTTACCATCAAAATCGAAAACAACAACCAGTTGGTGGTCAGTATGGAAAAGAAACACGAACAGAAAGAAGATAAAAAAGAAGAGGGACGCTATCTGAGACGTGAATTTTCATATACCCGCTTCCAGCAAGCGATGATCTTGCCCGATGATGTGGTAAAAGAGAAGATTCAGGCCAGGATGGAACACGGTGTATTGACCATCGATATCCCGAAACAAACGGTAATTCCGGAAGAAAAAAACGGACGAACGATTGAAATCAAATAA
- a CDS encoding response regulator transcription factor, whose amino-acid sequence MQEDEVLKIAIAETSMIVRSGLALVLKRIQGLKILPIELVSEESLDECVRFHKPEILIVNPSFTGYFDVRKFKETPQNAGVKCIALMCSVADQGVLRNYDESLTIYDDADTIREKLNRLLNVPGEETEEELAGQEVLSSREKEIITCVVKGMTNKEIADALYLSAHTVITHRRNIARKLQIHSPAGLTIYAIVNKLVELQDIKEYL is encoded by the coding sequence ATGCAGGAAGATGAAGTTTTAAAGATTGCTATAGCCGAGACATCGATGATCGTCCGTAGTGGATTGGCATTGGTCTTGAAGCGGATTCAGGGATTGAAAATTCTTCCGATAGAGTTAGTCTCCGAAGAATCGTTGGATGAATGTGTACGATTTCATAAGCCTGAAATTCTGATTGTAAATCCGTCGTTTACCGGATATTTCGATGTGCGTAAATTTAAAGAAACGCCTCAGAATGCGGGTGTGAAATGTATTGCTTTGATGTGTTCGGTGGCCGATCAGGGTGTGTTGCGGAATTACGATGAGTCTCTGACGATATATGACGATGCGGATACGATCAGGGAAAAATTGAATCGCCTGTTGAATGTTCCCGGGGAAGAGACAGAAGAAGAATTAGCCGGACAGGAAGTGTTGAGTAGCCGGGAAAAAGAAATTATTACTTGTGTCGTCAAAGGGATGACTAATAAAGAAATTGCAGATGCCTTGTATTTGTCGGCCCATACGGTGATTACTCACCGACGGAATATAGCCCGTAAGTTACAGATTCATAGTCCGGCAGGCCTGACTATTTATGCGATTGTAAATAAATTGGTGGAGTTGCAGGATATCAAAGAATATTTGTAA
- a CDS encoding hemerythrin domain-containing protein, giving the protein MNKRLKYSGTDKMSDLICENYNLLLVMSRFGLSLGFGDQTVQQVCERQGVHTGTFLAVVNFMDGECCVSEEFHDQISVEALMEYLKQAHSYFLDYNLPVIRRRLIDAIDCSQDDVAFLILKFYDEYVNEVRAHMGYENEVVFKYVNALLQGEDTGRYNIGVFVARHNQIETKLTELKNIIVKYYPSRANNNLLNTVLFDIYSCEKDLCSHCRVEDYMFVPLIAELEKKVQENAGR; this is encoded by the coding sequence ATGAATAAGCGTTTAAAATATTCCGGTACAGATAAGATGAGTGATCTGATTTGTGAGAATTATAACCTGTTACTGGTGATGAGTCGGTTCGGGTTATCCTTGGGATTCGGTGACCAGACTGTACAGCAGGTATGTGAACGTCAGGGGGTGCATACGGGTACTTTTCTGGCTGTTGTGAATTTTATGGATGGGGAATGTTGTGTGTCCGAAGAGTTTCATGACCAGATATCGGTTGAAGCCCTGATGGAATATTTGAAGCAGGCTCATTCTTATTTTCTGGATTATAATCTGCCGGTGATCCGGCGGAGGTTAATAGATGCCATCGATTGTTCGCAGGATGACGTTGCTTTTCTGATTTTGAAATTTTACGATGAATATGTCAACGAGGTGCGGGCACATATGGGATATGAGAATGAGGTGGTTTTTAAATATGTGAATGCACTATTGCAGGGTGAGGATACCGGGCGATATAATATCGGTGTTTTTGTTGCACGTCATAACCAGATCGAGACTAAACTGACCGAACTCAAGAATATTATTGTCAAATATTATCCTTCCAGGGCGAATAATAATCTGTTGAATACCGTATTGTTCGATATTTATTCTTGTGAAAAAGATTTGTGTTCACATTGCCGGGTAGAAGATTATATGTTTGTTCCTCTGATTGCAGAATTGGAAAAGAAAGTACAGGAAAATGCAGGAAGATGA
- the fldA gene encoding flavodoxin FldA: MKKTGIFYGSTNGDTESVANKIAIQLGIGKEDVHNVADTTPHAVQPYEVLLLGCSTWGVGEMQDDWNDFLFKLKDMDLKNKTVALFGCGDSVSFSSSFCDALGVIYHELQHTGCTFTGEVDPSEYRFDGSGGVIDGKFVGLPIDDNNESDRTDTRIKKWTDRLKVTVLS; the protein is encoded by the coding sequence ATGAAAAAAACAGGTATTTTTTACGGTTCCACCAACGGTGATACCGAATCTGTAGCGAATAAAATCGCTATTCAATTGGGGATCGGGAAAGAAGATGTACACAATGTCGCCGATACAACGCCCCATGCCGTACAACCCTACGAAGTATTGTTATTAGGTTGTTCGACCTGGGGAGTCGGGGAAATGCAGGACGACTGGAATGATTTCCTTTTCAAACTCAAAGATATGGATCTGAAAAACAAAACCGTCGCCTTGTTCGGATGCGGAGATTCGGTCAGTTTTAGTTCCAGTTTTTGTGATGCTTTGGGTGTCATCTATCACGAGCTTCAACACACCGGTTGTACTTTTACGGGAGAAGTAGACCCCTCTGAATATCGTTTCGATGGTTCCGGTGGAGTTATCGACGGTAAATTTGTCGGGCTCCCGATCGACGATAATAATGAATCGGACCGAACCGATACCAGAATAAAAAAATGGACAGACCGCTTAAAAGTAACGGTTTTATCCTGA
- a CDS encoding zinc-dependent metalloproteinase lipoprotein yields MKIQRLIFLIFTTIAVFACVTDHPSPQVLKISENTLRFSGNGGAWKLTVNSNCEWKITGGDTWCKTDKLEGSKTAEILIQVDTNDTKAERDTRFTFTCDQKEAEVHVYQDTSGNNYYYELPVIFHLFYADETDSLQNASGEFFTKMIDECNRLYNTGTNSIPMNLKLVAATEDPAGNPLAEPGIERILKTPAAVMSCEDFMAQSNTSFNSFVWDLNKYINVFVYTFKEETTAGISHLPYTPRENSLPGLTANNHYFSNMPSYTHCISINNTYITEDDVYTTLAHELGHYLGLFHVFSEQECNETDYCEDTPNYDRNAYTEWLSTLTPPYNFQEVVKRNGCEGESFISTNVMDYFYSYQNRFTANQYSRVRHVLENSPLIPGPKNIITTKVAREDIVPAARAIE; encoded by the coding sequence ATGAAAATACAACGACTTATATTTCTGATTTTCACAACGATCGCAGTGTTCGCCTGTGTGACCGACCATCCTTCACCCCAGGTATTGAAAATTTCCGAAAACACCCTCCGGTTTTCCGGTAACGGCGGTGCATGGAAACTAACGGTCAACAGTAACTGTGAATGGAAAATCACAGGAGGGGATACCTGGTGTAAAACCGATAAACTGGAAGGCAGTAAAACGGCCGAAATATTAATTCAGGTAGATACCAACGACACCAAAGCCGAAAGAGATACCCGTTTTACTTTTACCTGTGACCAGAAAGAGGCTGAAGTACATGTATATCAGGATACAAGCGGCAACAACTATTATTATGAACTGCCCGTTATTTTTCATTTATTCTATGCGGATGAAACCGACAGTTTGCAAAATGCTTCCGGAGAATTCTTCACCAAAATGATCGACGAATGTAACCGTTTATACAACACAGGTACCAATAGTATTCCTATGAACCTGAAATTGGTGGCGGCTACCGAAGATCCTGCCGGTAATCCCCTGGCCGAACCCGGCATCGAACGCATCCTGAAAACCCCGGCAGCAGTCATGAGCTGTGAGGATTTCATGGCTCAAAGCAATACTTCGTTCAATTCATTCGTTTGGGACCTGAATAAATACATCAATGTATTTGTATATACCTTTAAAGAGGAGACCACGGCAGGCATCTCCCACCTCCCATACACCCCCCGTGAAAACAGTCTTCCGGGCCTGACTGCGAATAACCACTATTTCTCGAACATGCCTTCCTATACCCACTGTATTTCTATCAACAATACCTATATCACCGAGGATGACGTTTATACGACTTTAGCCCATGAGCTGGGCCACTATTTGGGGTTATTTCACGTATTCTCCGAACAAGAGTGCAACGAAACGGATTATTGTGAGGATACTCCCAATTACGACCGCAATGCCTATACCGAATGGCTGAGTACACTCACGCCTCCTTACAATTTTCAGGAAGTGGTCAAAAGAAACGGATGTGAAGGAGAAAGCTTTATATCTACCAACGTCATGGACTATTTCTATTCATACCAAAACCGGTTTACCGCCAATCAATACAGCCGGGTACGCCATGTATTGGAAAATAGTCCCCTGATCCCCGGACCAAAAAACATCATTACAACGAAAGTGGCGCGGGAAGATATCGTTCCTGCAGCCAGAGCAATAGAGTAG
- a CDS encoding GNAT family N-acetyltransferase, producing the protein MKEDFTIREAQQSDAVVLKELFQNTVLVINRRDYSQSEVEDWASCGDNLSEIEDMIKTHYFIVAVNQRSQIVGFSSITPQGYLHSMFVHKDFQGKGIATMLLEEIERYAITSGIMRITSEVSLTARPFFEKRGYIVEEEQKRKANQLSLTNFWMAKGITKVKPYNGRIPACGVFCGGCPTYTREKRPCKGAELNSSRCEKCKTFHLCCLEKEITHCFQCSSFPCTKFKGFTKRWLKYGQNFIENQKLLSEIGEVAFLEYYNKKVTD; encoded by the coding sequence ATGAAGGAGGACTTTACAATCAGGGAAGCTCAGCAGTCGGATGCTGTTGTGCTGAAAGAGTTATTTCAAAATACTGTTCTTGTGATAAACAGACGTGATTATTCACAATCCGAAGTTGAAGACTGGGCATCGTGCGGAGATAATCTCTCTGAAATAGAAGATATGATAAAGACTCACTATTTTATTGTAGCTGTTAATCAACGCTCACAAATCGTTGGTTTTTCATCTATTACGCCCCAAGGCTATTTACATTCTATGTTTGTTCACAAGGACTTTCAAGGTAAAGGTATTGCTACGATGCTTTTGGAAGAAATAGAACGGTATGCAATTACATCCGGGATTATGCGGATTACGTCTGAAGTGAGCTTAACAGCCCGTCCTTTCTTTGAAAAAAGAGGCTATATAGTAGAGGAAGAACAAAAGCGCAAAGCGAATCAGCTTTCTCTTACTAATTTTTGGATGGCAAAGGGAATAACTAAAGTCAAGCCTTATAATGGTCGTATTCCTGCTTGTGGTGTTTTTTGTGGGGGGTGTCCCACATATACGAGAGAAAAAAGACCTTGCAAAGGAGCCGAGCTAAATAGTTCTCGCTGTGAAAAATGCAAAACATTTCATTTATGCTGTTTGGAGAAAGAGATAACACATTGTTTCCAATGCAGCAGCTTTCCATGTACCAAATTCAAAGGTTTTACCAAGCGTTGGCTAAAGTATGGACAGAATTTTATTGAGAATCAGAAACTGTTAAGTGAAATAGGCGAAGTGGCATTTTTGGAGTATTATAATAAAAAGGTTACAGATTAG
- a CDS encoding class I SAM-dependent methyltransferase → MNADFDYLEINRKSWNSRVDVHLKSDFYDVKGFLKGESSLNDIELDLLGDIKGKSILHLQCHFGQDTISLGRLGANVTGVDLSDKAIDNAKILAKKANVNTTFICCDIYDLPTYLNEQFDIVFTSYGVIGWLPDMGKWAKIISNYLKPNGKFIFVEFHPILWVFDDDFKRIEYNYFNSGAIREIQDGTYTDGENDLLQECVMWNHSLSEVLNSLIQSGLTISSFDEFDYSPYNCFSQTVECEPNKYRIKHLSNNIPMVYSIIATK, encoded by the coding sequence ATGAATGCGGATTTTGATTATTTAGAAATAAACCGGAAGTCTTGGAACAGCAGGGTAGATGTGCATCTGAAATCTGACTTTTACGATGTCAAAGGCTTTTTGAAAGGGGAATCATCTCTCAATGATATAGAACTTGATTTACTTGGAGATATAAAGGGTAAATCTATTCTGCATTTACAATGCCATTTCGGACAAGATACTATTTCGTTGGGCAGACTTGGGGCAAATGTTACAGGTGTTGATTTATCGGATAAAGCGATTGATAATGCAAAAATATTAGCCAAGAAAGCAAATGTTAATACAACTTTTATTTGCTGTGATATTTATGATTTACCTACTTACTTGAATGAACAATTCGACATTGTATTTACAAGCTATGGAGTGATTGGCTGGTTACCTGATATGGGTAAGTGGGCTAAGATTATTTCAAATTATCTAAAACCAAATGGGAAGTTTATATTTGTGGAGTTTCATCCGATTTTGTGGGTGTTTGATGATGACTTTAAAAGGATTGAATATAATTACTTTAATTCCGGTGCAATTAGAGAAATTCAAGATGGAACCTATACGGACGGAGAAAACGATTTGTTGCAAGAATGTGTGATGTGGAATCATAGTTTGAGTGAGGTTCTAAATAGCCTTATACAAAGTGGGCTCACAATATCTTCTTTTGATGAATTTGATTATTCACCCTATAATTGTTTTTCCCAAACAGTTGAATGTGAACCTAACAAATATAGGATAAAGCATTTAAGTAATAATATTCCGATGGTCTATTCTATAATAGCTACAAAATAA
- the mobV gene encoding MobV family relaxase: MGYFTLDFKKAKGASDARMSDHIERRVIAPNVDPTRTHLNRELVELPEGVTVRDEAIAHRIKSAGIKRKITPDQVRAIRVMMSGTHEDMMKIQQDGRMDEWCNDSMEWLHKTFGRENTVSAVLHMDETTPHIHATIVPIVTGERRKAKQKQTEGKRSYRKKTNAARLCADDVLNRDKLIGYHDDYAKIMDKYGLQRGVRGSEARHVTTAQYYRDLKRQTGELETDVQQLQSEKDEAEKQLKQVKKEIKTDKLEAVKTEAKTAIIAKVGSFLGSGEIKELKQENRQLYEEVATRDEIIERLQIMMQEQREQHSRELMKARGKHIKELDEARKEISRLSQMIKKACAWLPLLKELFRMERLCHIVGFSTEQTAKLMLGEKIEHNGTLYSEEYKRNFATDKVTCAITIDSLH; this comes from the coding sequence GGATCCTACACGTACACATCTCAATCGGGAACTGGTGGAACTTCCCGAAGGTGTGACGGTACGTGATGAAGCGATAGCACATCGCATCAAGTCGGCAGGCATCAAACGGAAGATTACCCCCGACCAAGTAAGGGCTATCCGTGTTATGATGTCGGGAACACACGAGGATATGATGAAGATACAGCAAGACGGGCGTATGGACGAATGGTGCAACGACAGTATGGAATGGTTGCACAAGACTTTCGGACGGGAGAATACCGTTTCAGCAGTTCTGCACATGGACGAAACCACACCTCACATACACGCTACCATCGTACCGATAGTAACGGGAGAGCGCAGGAAAGCAAAACAGAAGCAAACGGAGGGTAAGCGTTCCTACCGAAAGAAAACGAATGCAGCCCGGCTATGTGCTGATGATGTATTGAACCGTGACAAGTTGATAGGCTACCATGACGACTACGCCAAAATCATGGATAAATACGGGTTGCAGCGTGGTGTGCGTGGGTCGGAAGCAAGGCACGTCACCACTGCCCAATATTACCGTGATTTGAAACGGCAGACGGGAGAACTCGAAACAGACGTGCAGCAACTCCAAAGTGAGAAGGACGAAGCGGAAAAACAGCTAAAGCAGGTTAAGAAAGAAATCAAGACCGACAAGCTGGAAGCCGTTAAGACCGAAGCGAAAACCGCCATTATAGCAAAGGTGGGTTCTTTTTTAGGGAGTGGTGAAATTAAGGAGTTGAAACAGGAGAACAGGCAGTTATATGAGGAAGTTGCCACTCGTGACGAAATCATCGAAAGATTGCAAATTATGATGCAAGAGCAACGGGAACAGCACAGCAGGGAATTGATGAAAGCGCGGGGTAAGCATATCAAGGAACTAGACGAAGCCCGAAAGGAGATATCACGGCTGTCACAGATGATTAAAAAGGCTTGTGCGTGGCTTCCACTACTAAAAGAACTTTTCCGAATGGAAAGGCTATGTCATATTGTCGGTTTCTCAACTGAACAAACAGCAAAACTGATGTTAGGGGAAAAGATAGAGCATAACGGCACACTCTATTCCGAAGAGTACAAACGGAATTTCGCAACGGATAAGGTGACTTGTGCTATAACAATAGATTCGCTACATTAG